The following proteins are encoded in a genomic region of Hydra vulgaris chromosome 05, alternate assembly HydraT2T_AEP:
- the LOC136080734 gene encoding uncharacterized protein LOC136080734, which produces MADLKQSVCAVCLEKKGKYSKSLVKVQPSVANKIKEFIWPEYNAEFNVCPDVICSSCRRNIFLLEKGSNTYLSNWISKVSQVDRPRIRHSTELSDIIQSSHVNTKDVESLKKNLCSCCFTLLARG; this is translated from the exons ATGGCTGATTTAAAACAGTCTGTTTGTGCAGtctgtttggaaaaaaaaggtaaatattcaaaatctttAGTAAAAGTACAACCATCTGTAGCAAATAAAATCAAGGAGTTTATTTGGCCTGAGTACAATGCAGAGTTTAATGTCTGTCCGGATGTAATTTGTTCAAGTTGTAGAAGAAACATCTTTTTGCTGGAAAAGGGATCAAACACTTATCTTTCAAACTGGATAAGTAAAGTTTCTCAG GTTGACAGACCAAGAATTAGACATAGTACTGAGCTTAGTGATATTATACAATCATCTCATGTTAATACAAAAGATGTTGAatctctgaaaaaaaatttgtgcagCTGCTGCTTTACTCTCCTTGCAAGaggttaa
- the LOC136080733 gene encoding uncharacterized protein LOC136080733, with protein MEREGIERGQSFKISTGGNPLTLTVGTKDNKSSRKIFNQISFQTVMELTSVLELTKNKTKKLISSLRKNLGSSTVVENNLISTMTSLQEEIESKYKIEQENFIWNDEIVTRHVVFIYDTSEFILSILVERGMDPIFSMVHISIDGGQGFLKVVVNVFDKTNKTEIYIGSGVKRCFILAIVEDVCEDNGNLQKILSRLNLDNVTYHLAFDLKCANSIFGFSFR; from the exons atggagcGAGAAGGCATTGAGAGAGGCCAGTCCTTTAAAATATCTACAG GTGGAAATCCATTAACTTTAACTGTTGGAACTAAAGACAATAAATCTTCTAGAAAGATTTTTAATCAGATATCATTTCAAACAGTGATGGAATTAACTTCTGTTTTGgaattgacaaaaaataaaacaaaaaaactgatATCAAGTCTCCGTAAGAATCTGGGATCATCTACTGTTGTGGAGAATAATTTAATTAGTACAATGACATCATTACAAGAAGAAATtgaatctaaatataaaatagaacaAGAGAACTTTATTTGGAATGATGAAATTGTAACAAGACATGTAGTATTTATCTATGACACTTCTGAATTTATTCTTAGTATTTTAGTCGAAAGAGGAATGGATCCTATCTTCAGTATGGTGCATATATCAATTGATGGAGGTCAAGGATTTCTTAAAGTAGTTGTGAATGTCTttgataaaactaataaaactgaGATTTACATTGGCAGCGGAGTTAAAAGGTGTTTTATTCTTGCTATTGTTGAAGATGTTTGTGAAGACAATGGAAATTTGCAGAAAATTTTGAGTAGATTAAATCTGGATAATGTTACATATCATCTTGCATTTGACTTAAAATGTGCTAACAGCATTTTTGGTTTCTCATTCAGGTAA